In Tenacibaculum pacificus, a single window of DNA contains:
- a CDS encoding SMI1/KNR4 family protein, giving the protein MEKLNELEKELNLTFPLIYKKFYLECEKSIPKAMIGTDLYHNKNELKEWALELLKEDNAENFLSEKDFVFMMHQGYMFWYFKANGTENPNVYFYLEMSLKPDQLTDLKTFITEYPNVGIKTE; this is encoded by the coding sequence ATGGAAAAATTGAATGAATTGGAAAAAGAACTCAACCTGACTTTTCCATTGATTTATAAAAAGTTCTATTTAGAATGTGAAAAGTCAATTCCAAAGGCAATGATTGGAACTGACTTATATCATAATAAAAATGAATTGAAAGAATGGGCTTTAGAATTATTGAAGGAAGATAATGCAGAAAATTTTCTGAGTGAAAAAGATTTTGTTTTTATGATGCATCAAGGCTATATGTTCTGGTATTTTAAAGCAAACGGAACTGAAAATCCTAATGTATATTTTTACCTAGAAATGAGTTTAAAACCAGACCAATTGACTGATTTAAAAACTTTCATAACTGAATATCCAAACGTTGGAATAAAAACTGAATAA
- a CDS encoding PH domain-containing protein yields MKNCIICEKELTILNKSPFGNKTKDGDKICTNCVRNYSFGKDKEMLILFSKVKKHSTNEFLNKFQSLNKPLNAIIEKIKRLNPNITDKSEIKELPNILTNSEEIEKIDAGFLSNGKGFTGNGLLVATNYRLIFIDKPTIGFGIKMEDFPYNKISSVSIETGILKSQLKLICSGNTAKINLINGAKEFSEFIRNKTLSEKGKFRNNNDILKQIEKLSELKEKRILTELEFETKKTELLEKL; encoded by the coding sequence ATGAAAAATTGTATTATTTGTGAAAAAGAATTAACTATCCTTAATAAATCACCTTTTGGAAATAAAACAAAAGATGGTGATAAAATTTGCACTAATTGCGTAAGGAATTATAGTTTTGGAAAAGACAAAGAAATGCTGATTTTATTCAGTAAAGTAAAAAAACATTCAACAAATGAATTTCTAAACAAATTTCAATCATTAAATAAACCTTTAAATGCAATTATCGAAAAAATAAAAAGATTAAACCCAAATATTACTGATAAAAGTGAAATAAAAGAACTTCCTAATATCTTAACAAATTCAGAAGAAATTGAAAAAATTGATGCAGGTTTTTTATCTAATGGTAAAGGATTTACAGGAAATGGTCTTTTAGTTGCAACAAATTACAGACTAATATTTATTGACAAACCAACCATTGGTTTTGGAATTAAAATGGAAGATTTCCCATATAATAAAATTTCTTCCGTATCTATAGAAACTGGAATTTTAAAAAGTCAATTAAAATTAATATGCTCTGGAAATACCGCAAAAATTAATTTAATAAATGGAGCAAAAGAATTTTCAGAATTTATAAGAAATAAAACATTATCTGAAAAAGGTAAATTTAGAAATAATAATGATATTTTAAAACAAATTGAAAAATTATCGGAACTTAAAGAAAAAAGAATTTTAACGGAACTTGAATTTGAAACAAAAAAAACTGAATTATTAGAAAAACTATAG
- a CDS encoding Cthe_2314 family HEPN domain-containing protein: MEEYLSGTQFELELAKASLKFVSKHMKECLENPDLVYEDCGTENEKKIKLILKLYGNISVVLRDIDLTFQFLEKERADILKHYSFLDSQESYFKYHYENYFIRIITVLDLLGKIGTVLYGLDLKLEKVSAYTFKDKAKKEGFNEISSIVEKITEKLNELKTERHKKLHTGEADIKPFNEIVIWEDINALIGSETDEILKEYTDEKIKEEITILRKSTLELIDLIKEFLEESNTKLKEII, translated from the coding sequence ATGGAGGAATATTTATCAGGAACACAATTTGAACTTGAATTAGCAAAAGCATCATTAAAATTTGTTTCAAAACATATGAAAGAATGTCTTGAAAACCCTGATTTAGTTTACGAAGACTGTGGAACTGAAAATGAAAAAAAAATTAAGTTAATTTTAAAACTATACGGAAATATAAGTGTAGTTTTAAGAGATATAGATTTGACATTTCAATTTTTAGAAAAAGAACGTGCTGATATTCTAAAACACTATTCTTTTTTGGATTCTCAAGAATCTTATTTTAAATATCATTATGAAAACTACTTTATTAGAATAATTACAGTATTAGATTTATTAGGAAAAATAGGAACTGTATTATATGGTTTAGACCTTAAATTAGAAAAAGTATCAGCTTATACTTTTAAAGACAAAGCGAAAAAAGAAGGTTTTAACGAAATATCCTCAATAGTTGAAAAAATAACAGAAAAACTTAATGAACTTAAAACAGAAAGACATAAAAAATTACATACTGGAGAAGCGGACATAAAGCCATTCAACGAAATTGTTATTTGGGAAGATATTAACGCACTCATTGGTTCTGAAACTGACGAAATTCTTAAAGAATATACAGATGAAAAAATCAAGGAAGAAATAACAATTTTAAGAAAAAGCACTCTTGAATTAATTGATTTGATTAAAGAGTTTCTTGAAGAATCAAATACTAAATTAAAAGAAATAATATAA
- a CDS encoding IS3 family transposase — MSKQAFYKRLKSYQIKQNNELILTQLVKQCRDRIGQKLGAKKLYHQLKIDIDKKGIKIGRDKFYNFLRSHRLLVPRTKNYHITTNSKHHFYKYKNLVSNKIPTRAEQLWVTDITYIKTEKGHNYLALVTDAYSKKIMGYKLDTHMRTSLCIDALKMAIKNRKYPNEKLIHHSDRGLQYCNPTYTLFAEKNGLIMSMTEKYDPYENAIAERINRTLKYEYGLKLTIKNTILAKKITKSAINIYNNLRPHLSLDLNTPKKVHINQNIEYKSYRRNKKNLELLTL, encoded by the coding sequence ATTAGTAAACAGGCCTTTTACAAACGATTAAAATCTTATCAAATAAAGCAAAATAACGAACTTATATTAACACAATTAGTCAAACAATGTCGTGATAGAATTGGTCAGAAATTAGGGGCTAAAAAACTATATCATCAATTAAAAATTGATATCGATAAAAAAGGAATAAAAATAGGGCGAGACAAGTTCTATAATTTCTTAAGAAGCCATAGATTACTAGTACCTAGAACAAAAAACTATCATATTACAACGAATTCTAAACATCATTTTTATAAGTATAAAAACCTTGTATCAAACAAAATCCCGACAAGAGCGGAACAACTTTGGGTAACAGATATTACCTATATAAAAACAGAAAAAGGTCATAATTATTTAGCTTTAGTAACAGATGCATATTCTAAGAAAATAATGGGGTATAAATTAGACACACATATGAGAACATCGCTTTGTATAGATGCACTCAAAATGGCTATCAAAAATCGAAAATATCCGAATGAAAAACTAATTCATCATTCAGATAGAGGACTACAATATTGCAATCCGACTTATACCCTATTTGCTGAAAAAAATGGTTTAATTATGAGTATGACTGAAAAATATGATCCATATGAAAATGCTATCGCTGAAAGAATTAATAGAACTTTAAAATATGAATATGGTTTGAAACTAACAATTAAAAACACTATTTTAGCAAAGAAAATTACAAAAAGTGCTATTAATATTTATAACAACCTTCGTCCACATTTAAGTCTCGATTTAAATACTCCTAAGAAGGTTCATATAAATCAAAATATCGAATATAAATCATATCGAAGAAATAAAAAAAATCTGGAATTATTAACCTTATAA
- a CDS encoding GNAT family N-acetyltransferase yields MNQYKTFETERLILKPTSQEDAKFIFELFNTEKWIEYIGDRNINTIKDAEEYIETKMVSQLKKLGYSNYTLIRKQDNSKIGTCGLYDRDGLEGIDIGFAFLPKYERKGYAYESANKLKNIAFSEFGLTSINAITREENISSQKLLEKLGMNKNGTISLPNDNEKWLFYEIKI; encoded by the coding sequence ATGAATCAATATAAAACATTTGAAACTGAAAGATTAATACTTAAACCAACTTCGCAAGAAGATGCTAAATTTATTTTCGAACTATTTAACACTGAAAAATGGATTGAATATATTGGAGATAGAAATATCAATACAATCAAAGATGCAGAAGAATATATTGAAACAAAAATGGTTAGTCAACTCAAAAAACTTGGGTATTCTAATTACACTTTAATTAGAAAACAAGACAATAGTAAAATAGGAACTTGTGGTTTATATGACAGAGATGGACTTGAAGGAATAGACATTGGATTCGCTTTTCTTCCCAAATATGAAAGAAAAGGTTATGCCTATGAATCTGCAAATAAGTTGAAAAATATTGCTTTTAGTGAATTTGGACTTACTTCTATTAATGCTATTACAAGGGAAGAAAATATATCCTCTCAAAAATTATTAGAAAAGTTAGGAATGAATAAGAATGGGACAATAAGTCTTCCAAATGACAATGAAAAATGGCTGTTTTATGAAATAAAAATATAA
- a CDS encoding helix-turn-helix domain-containing protein, which translates to MDTKTKLPCRKKNYNKVGFELKLFIIDQIHNGRISVNYAAKKYDISRATIQYWIKKYSTFEQKKLGMSKQDEIKKLKEKIEELEFVKDFQQDIIADMEIITGVDMSKKSLPKTLAEEIQKKKQNRLKENG; encoded by the coding sequence ATGGACACAAAGACAAAACTACCCTGCCGAAAAAAGAACTACAATAAAGTAGGTTTTGAACTCAAATTATTCATCATTGACCAAATTCATAATGGACGTATTTCTGTTAATTACGCCGCTAAAAAATACGATATTTCTAGAGCTACAATTCAGTACTGGATCAAAAAATATAGTACTTTTGAACAAAAAAAATTAGGCATGAGTAAACAAGATGAAATCAAAAAACTCAAAGAGAAAATTGAAGAACTAGAATTTGTAAAAGATTTTCAACAAGATATTATCGCTGATATGGAAATCATTACTGGTGTCGATATGTCAAAAAAGTCATTGCCCAAAACATTAGCAGAAGAGATTCAAAAAAAGAAGCAAAACCGTTTAAAAGAAAATGGTTAA